The Cricetulus griseus strain 17A/GY chromosome 9, alternate assembly CriGri-PICRH-1.0, whole genome shotgun sequence genome has a segment encoding these proteins:
- the LOC113837378 gene encoding paraneoplastic antigen-like protein 8C produces the protein MVFGVQDIALLEHGCKALEVDSYKSLMILGIPEDCSHQEFEDIIRAPLKPLGKFEVAGKAYLEEDRSKAAIIRLAEDLNYDVVPREIKGKGGMWRVVYMPKWQDIEFLTKLNLFLRKEGRTVEDVARILRQELCPTPVGPGEPLSLEREETADKGGTAVGHGTPRLKGPAKESKAEEGKKKNKKSRRRQQASDKRL, from the coding sequence ATGGTTTTTGGAGTCCAGGACATTGCATTATTAGAACATGGATGCAAGGCCTTGGAGGTGGACAGTTACAAGTCCCTGATGATCCTGGGGATCCCAGAGGACTGTAGCCACCAAGAATTTGAAGACATCATACGTGCCCCCCTTAAACCACTGGGCAAGTTCGAAGTGGCTGGGAAGGCCTATCTAGAGGAAGACAGATCCAAGGCAGCTATCATTAGGTTGGCCGAGGACCTCAATTACGACGTGGTTCCCAGGGAGATCAAGGGCAAGGGCGGTATGTGGAGAGTGGTCTACATGCCCAAATGGCAGGACATCGAATTCCTCACCAAGCTCAATTTGTTCCTGCGGAAAGAGGGCAGGACGGTAGAGGATGTGGCCCGCATCCTCAGGCAGGAGCTGTGTCCCACCCCAGTAGGTCCGGGAGAGCCACTTTCTCTGGAGCGGGAGGAGACTGCAGACAAGGGGGGCACCGCCGTGGGGCATGGGACGCCCCGTCTAAAGGGCCCAGCGAAGGAGAGCAAGGCTGAAGAgggcaagaagaaaaacaagaaaagtcgGCGCCGACAGCAGGCTTCTGATAAGAGGCTATGA